Within Rhododendron vialii isolate Sample 1 chromosome 12a, ASM3025357v1, the genomic segment AACTCatgataataaaagagaccttgatggattaggtgtcttttaataattatctctaaggccctcttctcttctctataaaaggtagaatactcaccccttattcatacggtttttccatcaattaaagtactggggtattctagaaaagtagagacagagagaagaaggtgagccaagaattaaggtgtttctaattaaggggtttgttctctctaatcACGATGGCCAACAAAGGTACGCTATTTATTATTCTTaagatgtgttgaattcaagatcctgttatatctgttttccgcaTAATGGTTTTAATACAGATACAGATTTACAGTTGGAATCAGAGCATGGTTTTCTGAATCGATACATCTTGGAATTTAATTATGTGAAACATACTGGCTTGTTAGATTTCTCGACCAACGAACGACGTGAATCGTTGGATCCAATATTCATGTTACTAGTATACAGTCACGTCTTTCTTTTGGCTACTGTTTCATATTAATTAGTTTATAATATGACAAAGAAGGTTTTTGTTTCTATGATTGGCATTAAAATTATATTATGAAATTCGCCAATAAGATTTGATATTATCTGTGGCTTCAATGGATCTTTACTGCCGTAGATGTGTATGGTGATTGGGTAACTTGTTTGATTGGTAAACTGATCGAAATCAATATGATTAAGGTAATGATTTTGTATTACTCCTAAGTTTGTCttcttatataaaatatataataaGATTAAGTTTATGAAGCTTGACATATTACGCACTGTTGTCATTGCCGTCATTGATTCAACGGGCTAATCCGTTTTACTTGTTACTGGATTAGCTACTGTAGAGACTAAGGAGATCCATGATTTCTAAAATTGGACATGAATATTGGGTTTTCTATTATTTATCGTTGAACCCAGAAAGTTTTGGATGTGCCGTGATTGATTTTACACCTTTGTAACTAATAGTTCCACTCATGTTGTTGCTACTATTCGCATGTGGTGATTGGGCAAATCATTTTATGGTTAATTGATTGACTCTCTCGATTTTATTGAATTATTGCTTTTCTAATCATAATTAATGGGCTGGAAAACATATACATGTTTTTGGTAATGTATGTATGAATATTGTTTTCGTTATGGTCATGGTcagtaaaataaataaaaaaacaatcatAACTACATGCTTGCAAATTAATCTGTTTTTTTGTCAGATTATGTTTTCTGCaattatgtatgattttttttttaaagcattAAATTGGGAAAGTTTTCTATTATTGTGTTGCCGTATATGTGAGAGTTATGGTTAGATTGAATGTCATGAACGGATTATCAATCACATAAAAGAATACTTagttgtatattttatttttcggtagTAGTGATTGAATAACAGAATGACATCCGCATAACTCGAATAAAAGAATAGAGTATATCATTGGATAGTTTAATATTCATAGGAATTACTAATttggtagtcaccaaagtgGCCTAGGTTAGCGAAACTTATAATTATTAAACTACATCAAAGTTTTGTTAAAAGGGTAACAATTAAGTCAATGATATTCTCGATTGCAGTCATAATTATAAGAATGGGACTAGGCCCAAAGGAGAGTCACATTTAAATAATTATGAACTGGGTAGGGTGAGTAATTTATGCAACTTAGCGGGTTAGGATTGGATATCCAAAGATAACATGACTAACTTGATGAGCtgtataaattatttagacctACTTAGGTGATTATGTTGCACCTAATTAATGAGTTAACAATAGGTATGCTTAGGTTTCGCCCAAAGGAGGACCTAGGTGATGTCAATAGTTCATCATTATAAATGTTTACAATTCTCAAAGTTTCTTATTAAGTATTGTCCTATTTTATTTCAGTTACAGTTCCTGTTTCACTGCACTCTCATGTATCCAATGTTCCAACCCTCACTGGACCAAATTTTTCGGAATGGTCTGAGCATATTCAGTTCACACTGGGTGTATTGGACCTTGATATGGCTTTACTTATTGAAAAACCTGTGGAAATTACTGATGAAAGTTCCGAGGATCAAGtgttcaatttcaattcatGGGAAAGGTCGAACAAGCTCAGTTTAATGTTCATGAAGATGACCATTGCGAATAACATCAAAACCTCCCTACCACAGAATACTAATGCACTAGAATACTTAAAGGCTGTGGAAGACCGCTTTAAATCTGCTGAAAAGTCACTCGCTGGCACAATTATGGCTGAATTAACCACCATGAAATGTGATGGTAGTCGTGGAGTTCAAGAGCACATCTTGAACATGTCTGACAAAGCTGCAAAGCTTGCAACCTTGGGAATGAAAGTGGATGAGTCCTTCCTTGTTCAGTTTATACTCAACTCACTTCCAGCACAGTTTGGCCCATTCAAAATTCACTATAACACCAATAAAGACAAGTGGAGTTTGAATGAGCTAACTAACATGTGTGTTCAGGAGGAAGTGAGATTGAGAGGGGAAGGGCGTCACACTGCATTGGCAGTGACTCAAGTTGCTATGAAGAAAAAGGGTAAAGCAAAGAAGTATCCACCAAAGAAAGCCAATGGACCTGGGGAAAGTAGCCAGGCTCATGGAAATAAATGTTTCATAGTCAAGTGTCACTTTTGTGGCAAGAAGGGACATGTGAAGAAGGACTGTAACAAGCGAAGGCTTGGTTCGAAAAGAAgggtaataatttttcttttgtatgttaCGAATCAAATCTTGCTGAAGTTCCTTCTAATACTTGGTGGATTGATTCTGGTGCTACGACTCACATTACGAATTCCTTGCATGGATACCTTTCAACCCGAAAACCGAAGAAAAGTGAGAGATTTGTCTTTATGGGGAACCGTCTCAAGGCTGAAGTGGTAGCTGTTGGTACCTATCGCTTGGTTTTAGAGACGGGTCATCAGATAGATCTTGAAGACACTTtttatgttccctctatttttaggaatttggtttctttatcTAGATTAGATTGTTCTGGATATTCAGTTTCATTTGGTTGTCGAAAACTCAAATTGATGTTTAATTCAATAATGGTTGGTTCTGGTGATTTATATGATGGTTTATATAAAATTGCCTTGAATCATGAGTTTGCACAATCATTAGTGACCCTGTATTCGGATGTTGGTTTAAAACGTGGTCGAATTGATGAAAAATCTTTTACCATGTGGCATAGACGATTGGGGCATATCTCCAAGGACAGAATTGATAGATTGGTGAAGAATGGGATTTTAGAAGACCTAAACTtcactgattttgaaatttgtgtgaATTGCATTAAaggaaagcaaaccaaacacacaaagaaaggTGCCACTAGAAGCAATGCACTTCTTGAGATAATCCATACTGATATTTGCGAAAGTCTTATTCCATGTTTTACTGGACAAAAATACTTTATCACCTTTATAGATGACTTCTCACGTTATGGTTACGTATATCTAATTCATGAAAAGTCTCAAGCCGTTGACATCCTTGAGGCGTACATTACTGAGGTCGAGAGACAATTAGATAGAAAGGTCAAAATAGTGAGGTCAGATAGAGGTGGTGAGTTTTatggaaaatatgatgagtcaggccaaaatcctggcccatTTGCCAAACTATTAGAAAAGCGAGGCATTCATGCTCAATACACAATGCCTGGTACGCCACAGCAGAACGGTGTTGCTGAGAGGCGTAATCGTACACTTATGGATATGGTTAGAAGTATGATGAGTTCTTCAAATGTACCTGTTTCCTTGTGGAGAGAAGCATTAAAGACCGCTATGTATCTCTTAAATATGGTTCCTAGTAAGGTAGTTCCAACTACTCCTTTTGAGTTGTGGACTGGTAGGAAACCCAGTTTAAAACATTTACATATTTGGGGTTGTCCAACGGAAGCTAGAATATATAATCCACAAGAGAAAAAGTTAGATTCTCGAACAatttctggatattttattgGTAATCCAGAAAAGTCTAAAAGGTACAAATTTTACTGTCCTAACCATAGTACGAGAATAGTTGAAACCAGAAATGCGAAATTCCTAGAGAATGGCGAAAATAGTGGGagtgagaaatcaagaaaggttAATTTCGATGAAGAAAGAGTTGATATCCCAACAATTCTTCCTCGTCGAGAAGTTGTTATTCCTCAACCAGTTGAGGAGAATGAACAACATGTAGGTAATGATTCTCCACTTCATGAGAATACTGCCATTGAAAGTATTGTAGAACCACCAAAACAGGCAGTTCTGAGAAGATCTCAGAGGGAAAGAAAGTCTGTCATTTCAGATGATTATGTGGTATATCTACAAGAATCGAATTTCGACATTGGGATTAAGAAAGACCCGGTTTCGTTTTCACAAGCCATGAATAGTGATGATTCTAATAAATGGTTTGACGCTATGAATGATGGGTTGAAATCAATGGACCAGAATAAAGTTTGGGATCTCGTTGAATTGCCTACTAACTGTAAGAAAGTCGGCTGTAAGTGGGTCTTTAAGACTAAGCACGATGCAAAAGGCAATATCGAACGATTTAAGGCCAGACTTGTGGCCAAGGATTTCACTCAGAAAGAAGGCGTTGACTATAAGGAGACCTTCTCTCCTGTGTCAAAGAAGGACTCACTTAGAATCATCTTGGCCCTAGTAGCTCATTATGACTTGGAGCTGCatcagatggatgtgaaaactgCTTTTCTGAATGGTAGTTTGGATGAAGATATTTACATGGAGCAACCTGAAGGATTCGCAATAAAAGGGAAAGAGCATTTGGCATGCAAATTAAAGAGATCCATATATGGTCTTAAACAAGCTTCTAAGCAATGGTACTTAAGGTTTAATGATACCATTACCTCCTTCGGTTTCAAAGAAAATGTTGTTGATCAGTGTATATATCTGAAGGTTAGTGGGAGTAAGTTTATCATTCTGGTgctatatgtggatgatattttgttagccagtaatgaccttggtttagTACATGAAACTAAGGGATATCTCTCGAAGAACTTTAAAATGGTTGATATGGGTGATGCAGCTTATGTTATTGGCATAGAGATCTTTAGAGATCGATCTCGAGGACTGCTAGGACTATCTCAGAAGGGATATATTAACCTAGTTCTAGAGAGATTCAATATGCAGCTTTGCTCAGTAAGTGATGTGCCCATTGTCTAGGGTGACAAATTTAATGAATGCCAGTGCCCAAAGAATGACTtagaaagaaagcaaatggaTGAAATTCATATGCATCAgcattagggagtttgatgtaTGCCCATACTTGCACTAGACCGGATATTAGTTTTGCAGTAGGGATGCTGGGCAGATATCAAAGTAATCCAGGAATGGAACATTGGAAAGCAATGAAGAAGGTTATGAGGTATCTCCAAGGAACTAAGGACTATATGCTTACTTATAGCAAATCGGATCATTTGGATGTGATCGGATACTCGGACTCTGATTTTGCTGGCTGTCACGATTGCAGAAAGTCTACATCAGGTTATGTCTTTCTGGTAGCTGGTGGGGCAGTGTCATCGAAGAGTGTGAAGCAATCCATTATTGCTTCATCTACAATGGAGGCCGAGTTTGTGGCGTGCTTTGAAGCCACAGGTCATGCGTTATGGTTGCGGAACttcatttcttgttttggtGTTGTCGACTCAATTGCCAGACCGATGAAGATTTATTGTGATAATTCCGCTGCAGTTTTCTTCTCTAAGGATGGAAAGTACTCTAGTGGTTCGAAACACATGGAAGTAAAGTACTTGGTTGTTAGAGAATGAGTCCAGAAACAAAGTGTCTATTGAAAACATAAGCACCACTCTTATGATTGTTGATCCGTTGACAAAGGGATTGCCTCCAAAGACATACAAAGAACATGTTATTAGGATAGGTCTTTTGAGCAATACTTGATATTAGTAGTTGAGTGCTTATTGTTATTGACACTATTTAGcgcaaataaaaaattttgtttctaattttCCTGTTTCTAATTATGCGTGcacattttattttggattatgtTCAACAGGAAATGTCttgacaagaaaaattacagGGGCTTTAGGCATTACAGcctaaataatgatatttttcctATTATGGACTTGATTAGTGAAGGTTATCAATGGTGTGGTGCATAGAAGGGAATGTGGCATGGTGCTATACAACCGCTATGACTCACATTGGTGGTCTGAATTAATCACAGTATTAAGGTTTCTAATTGATTTGAACCTATTGGCTATTTTTAAATCCGTGATCACGTGTCAAAGTTTTTTTGTGTGGAGCCCACTCGagtcattttaaacaaaatgcatattttgaagAAGTACACTTTGCATCACAATCGGCTTGATAggccaagtgggagaatgttagtttttttcccattagtgtggcccactaaccttcacgttttgtgcatgtgggactCTAATATCAGtaagccaatgaagtgatatggttcattacgataactaattagaattataGATTAAGAAAAACTCatgataataaaagagaccttgatggactatgtgtcttttaataattatctctaaggtcttcttctcttctctataaaaggtagaatactcaccccttattcatacggtttttccatcaattaaagtactggggtattctagaaaagtaaagacagagagaagaaggtgagccaaaaattaaggtgtttctaattaagaggtttgttctctctaatcacgatggccaacaaaggtacgctatttattgtttttgaaatgtgttgaattcaagatccagttatatctgttttccgcaTAATAATTTTAATACAGATACAGATTTACACAAacctcttccaaaaaaaaactccaatgatcccaaaaacttaaaaataaaatcaacaatAAGGCGCCAAAACCGGCTGACACATCCCTTGCTATTCGATCTCTTTAAACTAGTGTCCAGAAAGTTAATGAGAAAATACAAAGAGACatcaaataaaattatttggCTAACAAGAGGCGTCAAATTAACAGAGTTTTTACTGTATATTCAAATAAGCAACTTTCCATTGGTTTTCCAACTTGAAGCTGAAAATTGTAGAAAAACAAGGCTATGCCCAAATAAGCAGTTCAAGCAAAATGCCAAAAAGCAGGCATTAGTAAATAAGCAGAGTTCCATCGCAAGATTGTACCTTCAAAATTGCGAATTACATTCGACAACCCATATATTAGTATCAAAATGTCAAAACAGTACATAAATAGGTTTTGTAAGTACAGAAAAACACAAGTATCTGCATTTAGAAGAGAAGGTTACGATCCATGGCAGAAGTGCCCCGTCCCCCAAACACCCTCTCCCCAAACACCAACTTAATGGTGCAAGACATCATCAGTTGAtcacttcaaaatttcaatcaaaTGAGTTCTCTACTTCTTGACAGACAAACCAGAAGCCACAACAAAACAGACAAGTTGATGCAGGAAATGTAAATTGTATGGTAGAGGGGCCTCCTCAAATTGCAGAAATATATCTCCATTGCTCAGAAACTCCTATATATTCAGGAAAAAGAGTCCAAAACTTCGAAGCCCTGCTTGGGCTTCTTTTTAAAATTGCTTCAGTACTTTGAATAACCCCAAAATGTGTACTCATTTAGCTTTGTCAAGCAGCCCTCTACTTTATAGGCGACTTAATTTCCACAGAAGCACCAAAAGTAAAATTCTTCCtcttactttttctttgtttttttcttctgctTTCCGTTAACCACCCCTAACATGTTACTAACATTTGGGGTGGAATAAATTAAATGTAGCTTGGTTTGAATAGAAGTTAGTCCTGACAAAAAGGTAGCTAGCTGCTTGCTCAGTCTGAAGACGAGTCCCCATTAACAAATTCCTCCCCATTTGGCAGATTTAGTGCGCTTTCTTGATGGTTTTCCTCACTGGTAATGGCTCTAGTTTTGCTGGGTCTTGATCGGATGTTGACGCCCATAGGGAATGGCACCTGCATATAGGGAACTCCAGTCTAAGATCTCTTTATCATTTTACTGTCCTATTGGTATTGTAATTGCTATTAGGTGTCTCCAGACTCTCCAGATTCACAGAGATGAATATCTTGTggaatgaaaggaaaaaaatggaaacttaaaagagagagagcagtTTACAAATTTCTTTGGTTTATAACGAGGACACTAACGGGAAAGCCCGCCACCAACTTCACATGCTTTGCCGAAATTCTCATAGATATGGCAAAAGCTCTAGATGACATAACAGTTGTAACTTGTGCATGTTTAAGTAACGGTTATATACCTGATCACCTGCATTGGGACCATCAGTGTTGAAGAGGATTGGCCGACATCGCTTATCCTCATTCATCAAGCTTGAGTTCTGAAAATGAGCAATGAGAGCAGCTTTTCCCTGTATGCGAGCATAAGCAAGTGTTGCAACCTTTTCGCTGTTAAACTTTTCCCATTTCTTTCCATTAAATGCCTGTGAATAATAAGTTGGCTTATCTGTTAGCAAGATTGCTCATTAAATTGCAAATCAAAATATCTATCCAGGGACCTGTCACAATAgcaggaaataaaaaaaaatgggcggGCGcgcaagggggggggggggggggggggggggggggggggggagtggTTGGGGGGTTGGATGGGTAATGGCATCTTTCACCATTCAGAAACAAACCTGATAGAATGGAATTATCATGGAAGGATCAGTCATGTTGATGAATGCATAACCCACATTGCATTTGTTCTGCAGCAAAAGGGGAAAGGCAAATTAATATTTCCAAATAAAAGGTTcttatgggggggggggggggggggggggggtgtggttGGTGGGGTGTTTAGTACTTGCCTTAAAATCGATAGGAAGATAAATAAAATCATAAGTTCCTCTATGGCATTCATCAATTGCAGCTAAAAGCATCTTTGAAGTATACCTAAGATTGAAACCTCATCAGATGAGAAAAACATTTGGAACACTCtaggaaacaaaataaatagataGTTAGGTACTACATACTTGTTAGGAATGTTCTTTATCATAAGTGTTGTCCGGTTGTCTTCTCCTCGCATTATGCGGTCAACGTCAAGTTCAAACTGTTTCTTGTTGTCACCTTGGTTGGAACTGGCTTCACTTCTACGACTCCTAGCCCGTTCATTAGGAGAATCAAAGGAACTCATCATAGGAATCATTTGACCTCGTCCAGGAAACATCATGCACCTTTGATGATGGGACTGCAATCCAACATTTTGGGAAGGTATAGGCAGGTCCATGCAGTTTCCACCAACATGAGGAAAGATATTTTGGGAGACGAATTCCAAATGATGTGGCGAATTACCAGAAATTCTCATGTTCCCAAGAGAACCTGGATGAAAGCCAGAAGCATTGGGGGATTCCCCAGCATAGGAGTGTCGTCTGTCCCAAAGAGAAGGATTTGCAGATGGTGCTGATCCCACATGGTGATTATTCATTGGTAAGATCGTATTCAGCATCTGCGATGGTGCTCTCGAAAGTTGTCCATGCAAACCAGGAGGGGGATGACCAGTGCAAACCCCGTTTACAAATGTTGGTGAGTTTGGCCACATCATGCCTTGAGGCTGAGGTGAATTATTCCACATATAATGATGTCCAGGAGAGGGACAGCTCCCATTTCcggaaaaaccaaaaactgagaAAAGGAGCAGTTATCAGTGAAATTACAGTATCCGTATACAAGGGAATCTGGATAACGGAGTTGTGACAAGAGTTACTCAACAAAACCTCTTCTTGCACTCACCAGCATCATTCAGTTCAAGTGAATGGGCATTTACGTTCGGTTTACAGAATCGTCGGTTCTCATTTCTGTTGCATGGCCTGGCACTAACATTAGCATCCATGACCGGAGAATTGCACTGAGCACCATTAGTTAAACCATCATGATACTCCAGGAAGGAATGAGGATGAAAATCAGGTGTTCCTTGAAATCCAACTTTTAGCTGCCTCTGTGAGTGGCCAGACTCGGGGAAACTGGATTGATTGCCAAGTGATTCAACTCTTACCAAAGAGGATAAACTGTTAGGAACACTAGATGAGAGTCCATGATGGAATGCATTTTCCATGAATGGACCACTAATCGGGGCTCGGATTGCAGGGTGTACCCCTGGAACAGTTCTGTTATCCATGCAAGAAGCTGTGATCCCTGCATGAGAAACTGGCCCTGTAACCAAATATTATGAGCaacacatttttttcttctgcagACTCCAAATCGTCCAATTAACGGAATATCTCATGGGCAGAAATCATACCATGAAATCCTGTTGTTGAGTTACTAGGCGAGCTACAATGGTGTAGATATGGACCAGATTCATCTTGTTCCATATCCGAAGGGAATTGTGGCATCAAACTGCATTGAAgaacaagaaaattgaaataaatCAAATGCAGCATTACCTAAAAATAACCTGTTCAGAGTCGATTACCTATGGCATGCTGCTGAGCTTAGAAGCATTATGTGTAAATGTGCAATAGAAAGATCTACCCAATAAAATTTGTGAGATCGTATACTAAACcacaaagacaatatcaatttttgaaagatatggTTTGGTATATAAAGAACGAATAAGAAAATGCACCAAACAGTAGGGGAAGAATAAATAGAGatcaagaaccaaaaaaaaaagaagtcgcCAATAAGATTGGACAATACCACTGTCTAGCACCCACAGGAGGACTTGGTTCAAGCTTAATCTTCTTCCCTGCAATATCACTGCGGTTCAATGCACAAAGAGCAGCCTCTGCAGCCCTAACATCATAGAATTCTATAAACCTGTGATGACCTCTTTGTGGAGCCTCACGGATCTGCATATTGGAAACAAGGATTGGCATCTCACTGGCATTGTAGTTGAACATTTTTTAAATATGACAGAACTAGGGTTAGAATCTCACCTCCTTAATTTCTCCGTAGACACCAAAAATCTGATGGAGTTCCTCATTTGAAACAGAAGAATCAAGGTTAAAAACCACGAGAATACCGTGATTAATATACTTCTCTGAAGGATTTTCCTGACAAAAGATAATATATGAAGGTGAGAATTTCACGATACAGAACTTGTGCAACAATGGATATGCGGCTAAGACCTACCAATTCAGGTGTGCAGGGTTATCATGATTATCGTGGCATGAATAATGAGAGGTTTGGTGACAAAGAAGACATGCCAATTTTATAATACAAGGATAAGCAGAACAGAATGGTACCTTTGGGATTGAGAAATGTATGTCAAGATTCCTCCGTCTCAATGGTTTGTTCTGAAGTGCTCTCATAGCATTTTGGGATGCTCTTATATCATAATATGCTATCATGACAAAGCCCCTGTGCTTGCATGCTGTATAAAGAGTGTGTATATCCCCAAATTGCTGTATGTGAAATGATAACAAGGGTCACCAATAGGCAAGCAAAATGATCAACGAAATGTAATGAACGACAtcaacaaatgaaaagaaagagaagagaacacATACCTCAAAAAGGGCCTGTAACTCAGAATCTTCCACATTGCTATTTATGTTTCTCACAAACAGTGTTCGTGACGGATGTTCCCTGTAATGTTGGTCCACACCAACCGAACTGAAAGATCCTCCAGAAAATTCAGAATCTCTCTGTCCTGAAGGGAAGCCATCTTCTCCTAAGTCCATCCCTCCAACACTGCTAAAAAAGTCTAAATCTTCAATTTCTTCTCCAGGATTGGATTGGCCCACATAATCAAGCCCATCAGTCACCCCATTGAGCAGGTCATCATCATTAGGGAGGAGATTCCCAATAGTTTGAGCCTCAATTTCCTCAAGGGTTTCAAAAGGTTCCTGATCCTCATAATGGGAGGCAGCAGCACCAACAGAATGGCCATACAGAGCATTATTTGATGTTAATCTCACTGCACCATGGAAACCTTAACATGAACAGACTGTACTTCAAAAATCGCAATTGCACCTAGTTTAAAACAAGGAGCTATGAATTGATTCCATACATCTATCCAATCAGCAGTAGGAAAACATATAACAGTTCAACTATGTTAGCTAGCACCAGCCTGAATAAGTTTCTAATTTAAATCGGCGGCAATAGCTGTGGAACTTCTCTTGTTTTGGGGAGGCTTACATTTTCTGCCAAATAATTCTGACAATGAGCTTGAGAAGAGACCATTCTCGTATTGAGGGCCCATGACATGAATTTCATCACCTTCCATAAAATAAGACGCTGGCTTTGCACTCAAATTTGATCTCATTCCTGGAATATGGTCAACAGGTATCCGAAAGGATTGACTGGCTGCTCTCTCTGCTCCCACTGCATGCTTCTTTAAGCTATAGTTAACTTTTTGGTCTTTGGTAAGGGTAGGATCAGGAAGATCGCAAGATTGCATCCTCTGATGAGATTCGGGTGACATCCGTTTCTCAAGGGGTGATGAAGCAGCAGAATTTCCACCTGCTGTTCCCAATATTCCGTCCACTTTTACACCTGAATAAACGTAGCATCCACAAGGCATAACATCAGTTCAAGAATAGTTCAAGCTACTGCACGGACCCAACATTTAATGCGTTGGTTGTGCAGAAACACAGAAAAGAGAAACTAATACTAGTAGGACTCTTTTTGTAGTCCTTTCAAGTTCCAAAAACAGGAATATAATGAGAGTCCATTCAGCATACATTGCACTTCTCTTGGCAGTAAAAATTTTGAACAATGAAACGAAAGAATTCATAGCGCAAACTCTTCCACATCAtacagaaaagagagaaagaacacAAGGAAAGAGCAAACTCTTCCAAAAGTCCATGAAATGAATGCCAACATGAAGCATCCTGAAAGAAAGGCAGTATGAGAATCTGTATTCCCAAGGGCAAATCAGTAACAATGTCACTTATCTGATAATCCAAATACTGTGGATCAGCTTATTAAGGGAAGCTGCCCGTAATTAAATAATGGAGGCAATGTGGCATGTGATCAAATAGGCGGGAATTGGCCTAGAAGCCAACTATTATCACAAAACCATACTTCGAATTTTAACCTGTCTAATGCCTGGCAGGTCGAAGGTGGCTCCAAACGTTACTCCATATCCCCATCTTCTTCAGGGCTCATGTGTCGGGGACTACTTCttttgggaggagtgtagagtCCAAAGGTACACTGCTGAAAAGAGAGGAAAACCCTCGTTCCCTCATCATTCTTTACAAGATTCCAGAGCTTATGATAACGAGCGAGGCGGATGTGGAAGAGACCAAACATAGAAATATGATGCAAGCTTTGCAGTCCACCTTTTTTTAGAGTGGATGAAGTGGAGAAAGAAGACTCATATTCCCCAAAGAAAAGATGGGTTTCGCTGTTATCTAACATTTCTCATCGAAC encodes:
- the LOC131310157 gene encoding protein MEI2-like 4 isoform X8; amino-acid sequence: MPSERMDGEGLSLPSFFPEEVFYPNERQVGFWKTETMPDHYIDIGVKVDGILGTAGGNSAASSPLEKRMSPESHQRMQSCDLPDPTLTKDQKVNYSLKKHAVGAERAASQSFRIPVDHIPGMRSNLSAKPASYFMEGDEIHVMGPQYENGLFSSSLSELFGRKLRLTSNNALYGHSVGAAASHYEDQEPFETLEEIEAQTIGNLLPNDDDLLNGVTDGLDYVGQSNPGEEIEDLDFFSSVGGMDLGEDGFPSGQRDSEFSGGSFSSVGVDQHYREHPSRTLFVRNINSNVEDSELQALFEQFGDIHTLYTACKHRGFVMIAYYDIRASQNAMRALQNKPLRRRNLDIHFSIPKENPSEKYINHGILVVFNLDSSVSNEELHQIFGVYGEIKEIREAPQRGHHRFIEFYDVRAAEAALCALNRSDIAGKKIKLEPSPPVGARHLMPQFPSDMEQDESGPYLHHCSSPSNSTTGFHGITASCMDNRTVPGVHPAIRAPISGPFMENAFHHGLSSSVPNSLSSLVRVESLGNQSSFPESGHSQRQLKVGFQGTPDFHPHSFLEYHDGLTNGAQCNSPVMDANVSARPCNRNENRRFCKPNVNAHSLELNDAVFGFSGNGSCPSPGHHYMWNNSPQPQGMMWPNSPTFVNGVCTGHPPPGLHGQLSRAPSQMLNTILPMNNHHVGSAPSANPSLWDRRHSYAGESPNASGFHPGSLGNMRISGNSPHHLEFVSQNIFPHVGGNCMDLPIPSQNVGLQSHHQRCMMFPGRGQMIPMMSSFDSPNERARSRRSEASSNQGDNKKQFELDVDRIMRGEDNRTTLMIKNIPNKYTSKMLLAAIDECHRGTYDFIYLPIDFKNKCNVGYAFINMTDPSMIIPFYQAFNGKKWEKFNSEKVATLAYARIQGKAALIAHFQNSSLMNEDKRCRPILFNTDGPNAGDQVPFPMGVNIRSRPSKTRAITSEENHQESALNLPNGEEFVNGDSSSD
- the LOC131310157 gene encoding protein MEI2-like 4 isoform X6 — translated: MPSERMDGEGLSLPSFFPEEVFYPNERQVGFWKTETMPDHYIDIGVKVDGILGTAGGNSAASSPLEKRMSPESHQRMQSCDLPDPTLTKDQKVNYSLKKHAVGAERAASQSFRIPVDHIPGMRSNLSAKPASYFMEGDEIHVMGPQYENGLFSSSLSELFGRKLRLTSNNALYGHSVGAAASHYEDQEPFETLEEIEAQTIGNLLPNDDDLLNGVTDGLDYVGQSNPGEEIEDLDFFSSVGGMDLGEDGFPSGQRDSEFSGGSFSSVGVDQHYREHPSRTLFVRNINSNVEDSELQALFEQFGDIHTLYTACKHRGFVMIAYYDIRASQNAMRALQNKPLRRRNLDIHFSIPKENPSEKYINHGILVVFNLDSSVSNEELHQIFGVYGEIKEIREAPQRGHHRFIEFYDVRAAEAALCALNRSDIAGKKIKLEPSPPVGARQCLMPQFPSDMEQDESGPYLHHCSSPSNSTTGFHGPVSHAGITASCMDNRTVPGVHPAIRAPISGPFMENAFHHGLSSSVPNSLSSLVRVESLGNQSSFPESGHSQRQLKVGFQGTPDFHPHSFLEYHDGLTNGAQCNSPVMDANVSARPCNRNENRRFCKPNVNAHSLELNDAVFGFSGNGSCPSPGHHYMWNNSPQPQGMMWPNSPTFVNGVCTGHPPPGLHGQLSRAPSQMLNTILPMNNHHVGSAPSANPSLWDRRHSYAGESPNASGFHPGSLGNMRISGNSPHHLEFVSQNIFPHVGGNCMDLPIPSQNVGLQSHHQRCMMFPGRGQMIPMMSSFDSPNERARSRRSEASSNQGDNKKQFELDVDRIMRGEDNRTTLMIKNIPNKYTSKMLLAAIDECHRGTYDFIYLPIDFKNKCNVGYAFINMTDPSMIIPFYQAFNGKKWEKFNSEKVATLAYARIQGKAALIAHFQNSSLMNEDKRCRPILFNTDGPNAGDQVPFPMGVNIRSRPSKTRAITSEENHQESALNLPNGEEFVNGDSSSD